DNA from Sorex araneus isolate mSorAra2 chromosome 6, mSorAra2.pri, whole genome shotgun sequence:
GGTGGCTCAATACCGGAGCCACAGAGCATGAAGTCCAAGATCTCCTCCAGCTCGCTGGTGGCAGCAGCACTAGTGATTCGGTACTCCTCAGCCTCACAGGGCTGCCCAAGCAGACTCGTGTCAAATGTACACAGGGGCTCTCTGCAGTCAATAGCCAACCCAGCTTCCTTCCCTACCACCTCTGGACTCGACCCAAACTCGGATTTCACCACCGGGTAGTCAGGGGAGCGGCTGGCAGAGAGTAGAATGTCTTGAAGCCTAGAGCACATGGGTGAGTCCTGACACGGGTCCAGTCTTGGGGACGACATTTCTTGCTCATTCACAGAGGACAGCTGGGTCCCTGGAAGCTCATCGAAGTCTCCAGGTTCTGGTACCTGAGGGCTGGCTTGTGAATTGTTGAGGGGAGGCTCCTGCACCACCTCCCAGCAGGTGCCATTGACAATCTTGCGGAGCTTGACTCTCCCTACCTGCCCCTCCTCTGCAGGGTCGGAGTTAGGTGCCCGGGTCTCAGGGCTCCGCTTTTTATTCCCACCTGTCTTTCCAAGACCTGATGTGCTCGGGGTACTGGGTAGAGGACTAGCTTCTTCTGTTTTCTGCTTGTCCTCTGGTACTTCCTTTATGCTCTTCTGTCGCCAAAGTCGCCGGCCAGGGCTGGGTCCACTTACGATGCCGGAAGGTTTGGCTGTACATACATCAGGAGGTGGCTTTGAACGACTCAGCCGGATTTTTCTGGGCAGAAGCCGTTCGTCCACAGCAGGATACAGACTGGGGGGGGAAAGTGCTGCTGGACCCAGGCTAGGGGTAGTCTTGTTCTCTTCAGGTGCTGGGCTGTGGCTTGATGGTGACGAGTTTTTTTCTTGTGTAGTTGGGCAGGTTTTGGCTTTCCTCTTGAGCAGGTGAGTTCTTGACAAGTTCTCGGCACTCTGTCGATTGCTCTTCTCCTGgggcccttcctccttccccgaGGATTTCAATCTGACTGCCCCAAGAGGACAGGGAGTCTGGGTAACAGGCAGTGGAGTTCGAGGGCCGTGGCTGGATGCCACTACCCTGGCAGAGATTGGTGCAGTACTTGGCGGTTGTAAGCACTCACGGTTTAGTCTACGGCCCTGAGGAGCCTTGACTAGCTTCCCACCCTCTAGCTGAAGGGATTCTAGCTCAGATACACGGAGTTGACGAGCAGCAGAAAGCACCTCTTGGGCTTCTTCCTGAGATACTTCCATCTCTGAGGTATAGAGAAAGTCCACCAGCTTCCTAAGTGTCCTAATCTTCAGGCCTCCCAGCTCCAGCACCACCTTCCGACCCTGAACCGGTCTCTCCTGCTCCAGTCGCTCTGTAAAGAAGGGGCTACAGGCAGACAGGATGCAACAATGGGCTGGGACTGCCTCACCTAGAGAGAAATCCAAACACTATCATCTCATGCAGACTGACAGAGGCTAGACATTAATACCCAAATTAGCTGCTACTTCTCTCAACTTCCATGTACGTTCAAGTAATAGGAGAAatccttttctattctttttttagaATTTACTGTTTCGGCAGTTTGATACTAAAATTAAAACCGAGGGCCCCAACCCCCAGgatcatatggttccccagccagccaggagtgatccctgagcacagccggtgtggcccccaaacaaaaccaagggcgtgagacatagtacaggtgttaagataCTTTTCTTGCATACCACTGACTCTGGTTTGGTTCCTGGCTTGTATGTAGTCCTGTGAGCAcgcccaggagtgactcctgagaacaggGCCAGAAGTAGCTGAGCACTACTGGTGAGGCTGAACTTTGATTCCCTCCCCCTTCAAATTAAAACTGACTTAACTCAATTTTTAtccttcaatattttatttatttggggggggttgtgCCATACCCAATGatacccagggtttactcctggctctgcactcagatcacctGGCTCTGGCCACTCAGATcacctcctggtggggcttgggggaccttacagGATGCCAGGATAGTATCTGTTCATGgaaagggccttacctgctgtattttctccAGCCCTTTCAATAGTTAAGAAAGTCTTATCCCACCCCACCCAAGTCTATGTTAGCTGCCCCTGGAGAAGGAAAAAGACTTTGTAGCAATCATTATCACTTAGCTGTCTCTAGTGTAGTATCTCCTTTACTacaaacttttgttttggggcaatatCCTGAAGTATGGTactttgggttactcccatctatgctcaggggaccatgcagtgccagggatcaaattggccTTGCACGTTTGGCATGTGTTTAGCCCATTTAGGTGTTGCTGGCCTATAATCTGTTGAGGATAGAAACTGTATGTCTTGCTCTTTTACATATAACGGCTGCTTGGCACAAAGTAGGGGACCAAATAGTTGCTGAATAAATATTCTGGAGTTAAAAAAAACTTGctgaaaaatttttaagtgttaaAAAATTATATGGGGGTTggagcccagcgggtaggg
Protein-coding regions in this window:
- the BTBD18 gene encoding BTB/POZ domain-containing protein 18 isoform X2 — encoded protein: MCSPASPKILYRNPRFLRVAFLHLHHQQQSGVFCDVLLQAEGEAVPAHCCILSACSPFFTERLEQERPVQGRKVVLELGGLKIRTLRKLVDFLYTSEMEVSQEEAQEVLSAARQLRVSELESLQLEGGKLVKAPQGRRLNRECLQPPSTAPISARVVASSHGPRTPLPVTQTPCPLGAVRLKSSGKEEGPQEKSNRQSAENLSRTHLLKRKAKTCPTTQEKNSSPSSHSPAPEENKTTPSLGPAALSPPSLYPAVDERLLPRKIRLSRSKPPPDVCTAKPSGIVSGPSPGRRLWRQKSIKEVPEDKQKTEEASPLPSTPSTSGLGKTGGNKKRSPETRAPNSDPAEEGQVGRVKLRKIVNGTCWEVVQEPPLNNSQASPQVPEPGDFDELPGTQLSSVNEQEMSSPRLDPCQDSPMCSRLQDILLSASRSPDYPVVKSEFGSSPEVVGKEAGLAIDCREPLCTFDTSLLGQPCEAEEYRITSAAATSELEEILDFMLCGSGIEPPIGSLESPEAESCRTPSYDLTETGKNWIEGEEWCLQDMELWPTELTGLEKEAVGENKDPMEPFSPLVMPTETKEPMELLSPLVMTSEMSEGEVLSGRSSWTPDLAITSSLPLDSQRDKHLHVDSQRSYEDPSPLCSNWVETGLEASLTINEILYSVPEAGKEVFGNSELLVPLPASPEEDEIDVMDWSSEGRLEPTSILSVWPDPSSESETEIDILT
- the BTBD18 gene encoding BTB/POZ domain-containing protein 18 isoform X1; this translates as MEVSQEEAQEVLSAARQLRVSELESLQLEGGKLVKAPQGRRLNRECLQPPSTAPISARVVASSHGPRTPLPVTQTPCPLGAVRLKSSGKEEGPQEKSNRQSAENLSRTHLLKRKAKTCPTTQEKNSSPSSHSPAPEENKTTPSLGPAALSPPSLYPAVDERLLPRKIRLSRSKPPPDVCTAKPSGIVSGPSPGRRLWRQKSIKEVPEDKQKTEEASPLPSTPSTSGLGKTGGNKKRSPETRAPNSDPAEEGQVGRVKLRKIVNGTCWEVVQEPPLNNSQASPQVPEPGDFDELPGTQLSSVNEQEMSSPRLDPCQDSPMCSRLQDILLSASRSPDYPVVKSEFGSSPEVVGKEAGLAIDCREPLCTFDTSLLGQPCEAEEYRITSAAATSELEEILDFMLCGSGIEPPIGSLESPEAESCRTPSYDLTETGKNWIEGEEWCLQDMELWPTELTGLEKEAVGENKDPMEPFSPLVMPTETKEPMELLSPLVMTSEMSEGEVLSGRSSWTPDLAITSSLPLDSQRDKHLHVDSQRSYEDPSPLCSNWVETGLEASLTINEILYSVPEAGKEVFGNSELLVPLPASPEEDEIDVMDWSSEGRLEPTSILSVWPDPSSESETEIDILT